In one window of Hevea brasiliensis isolate MT/VB/25A 57/8 chromosome 10, ASM3005281v1, whole genome shotgun sequence DNA:
- the LOC110652572 gene encoding LOW QUALITY PROTEIN: protein terminal ear1 (The sequence of the model RefSeq protein was modified relative to this genomic sequence to represent the inferred CDS: inserted 1 base in 1 codon): MGETGIVRFPGSLDPRAQEFRPRNNPNNVNFTQQMPLFGPPPLTPLHQVYYPYSPQAVPFNDGGGVVGYLQYPAAPSPVAYAGTVMPLPPQSAAPTRTLVLSSVPTDVSEWMIRRELEVFGEVRGVEMDRICDGIVTVHFYDLRHAEKALKEIREQHMQQQSRLRNLFAALERSYGFLGLVENLLAPPPPAARGLIAGCAVWAQFIIPSCNAVPEGHNQGTIVVFNLDPNVSTSSLKEIFQALGSVKELRETPLKMQQRFVEFYDVRDAAKALREMNGKEIHGKQVVIEFSRPGGYGRKFFNASTTTTTTSKATSISNAFINAKISRYAPPQAPPLPPPLPPPTSPPLPRKFSSRSAPNIPPRVFLAQTESSSTKKASNFNKGNPNENVNNINKGSLESSMGGLWVNGGGEDGVAEKVGDGPVKRNAKKNQNESCATSTKQQHRSWPWKSRQAKKFDTRFLINEDAMVESNSSDSKTTVMIKNIPNKYSQKLLLNMLDSHCIHCNEQITNGEDQPLSSYDFVYLPIDFNNKCNVGYGFVNMTSPQATWRLYKAFHHQHWEVFNSRKICEVTYARVQGLEALKEHFKKSKFPCEMDHYLPVMFSPARDGRQLTEPQPIVGQKQQHPMILGLPMKSTEHESKNNGGDSLKNSDSNNGDTDQEEEEEXRYNSSRSRNGSDMGHYDREQRWQLRNGWA; encoded by the exons ATGGGAGAAACCGGTATTGTCCGGTTTCCGGGGAGCCTAGACCCTAGAGCGCAAGAGTTCAGGCCAAGAAATAACCCTAACAACGTCAACTTCACCCAACAAATGCCCCTCTTTGGACCTCCGCCGCTGACTCCACTGCATCAAGTCTACTATCCGTATTCTCCTCAAGCTGTGCCTTTTAATGATGGCGGAGGAGTTGTAGGCTATCTGCAGTACCCTGCTGCACCATCCCCAGTTGCGTACGCTGGCACCGTCATGCCTCTACCGCCACAGTCGGCTGCGCCAACGCGGACGCTGGTGTTAAGTTCTGTGCCTACTGATGTTAGCGAGTGGATGATTAGGAGAGAATTGGAGGTGTTTGGAGAAGTGAGAGGGGTTGAGATGGACAGAATTTGTGATGGGATCGTGACTGTCCATTTCTACGATCTGAGACATGCAGAGAAAGCCTTGAAGGAGATACGAGAACAACACATGCAGCAGCAAAGCAGGTTAAGAAACCTCTTCGCTGCCTTAGAGCGAAGTTATGGTTTTCTGGGACTGGTAGAGAACTTGCTTGCACCACCGCCTCCAGCGGCGCGTGGGCTCATTGCCGGTTGCGCCGTGTGGGCCCAGTTCATTATTCCTTCGTGTAACGCTGTCCCTGAAGGGCATAACCAAGGGACCATAGTAGTTTTCAATTTAGACCCGAATGtttccacctcgtccctcaaggAAATTTTCCAAGCTTTAG GTTCTGTTAAGGAATTGAGGGAGACTCCATTAAAGATGCAGCAAAGATTTGTGGAGTTCTATGACGTAAGAGATGCAGCTAAAGCTCTTAGGGAGATGAATGGAAAGGAAATTCATGGAAAGCAGGTTGTTATTGAGTTTAGTAGACCTGGTGGCTATGGCAGAAAATTTTTCAATGCctccaccactaccaccaccacctctaAGGCCACTTCTATTAGCAATGCATTCATTAATGCGAAAATTTCAAGGTATGCACCACCACAAGCGCCTCCTCTTCCCCCTCCACTTCCCCCACCAACTTCACCACCATTGCCTCGTAAATTTTCTAGCCGTTCTGCTCCTAATATTCCTCCGCGTGTTTTTCTGGCTCAAACTGAATCCTCCTCCACGAAGAAAGCCTCTAATTTTAACAAGGGAAACCCTAATGAGAATGTAAACAACATCAACAAGGGTTCATTGGAATCGTCCATGGGTGGTTTGTGGGTAAATGGTGGAGGCGAAGATGGAGTTGCAGAAAAGGTTGGTGATGGGCCTGTGAAGAGAAATGCAAAGAAAAACCAAAACGAGTCTTGTGCTACATCTACAAAGCAGCAACATAGAAGTTGGCCATGGAAGAGCAGACAGGCAAAGAAGTTTGACACCCGTTTTCTCATAAATGAAGATGCTATGGTGGAGTCAAATTCCAGTGATTCTAAGACCACTGTCATGATCAAGAACATACCCAACAAGTACAG TCAGAAGCTGCTCTTAAACATGTTAGACAGTCACTGCATCCACTGCAACGAGCAGATTACCAACGGCGAAGACCAGCCCTTGTCTTCCTACGATTTTGTCTATCTTCCTATTGATTTCAa TAACAAGTGCAATGTGGGATATGGGTTCGTGAACATGACGTCCCCACAGGCAACGTGGAGGCTATATAAGGCTTTTCACCATCAACATTGGGAAGTTTTTAACTCGAGGAAAATTTGTGAAGTCACTTACGCTAGAGTCCAG GGATTGGAAGCTTTAAAGGAGCACTTCAAGAAGTCGAAGTTCCCGTGTGAGATGGACCACTACTTGCCAGTGATGTTTTCACCTGCTCGAGACGGGAGGCAACTGACGGAGCCTCAACCCATTGTTGGCCAGAAGCAACAGCACCCCATGATTCTTGGTCTTCCCATGAAATCCACCGAACATGAGAGTAAGAACAACGGTGGAGATAGCCTCAAAAACAGCGACAGCAACAACGGTGACACTgaccaagaagaagaagagg gaagatacAACAGCAGCCGCAGCCGAAACGGCAGCGACATGGGTCATTATGACAGAGAGCAGCGGTGGCAGCTGAGAAATGGGTGGGCCTGA